A single window of Halodesulfovibrio sp. DNA harbors:
- a CDS encoding response regulator, whose amino-acid sequence MAVSTNVLTMEDDPVVRETIAAYLIDEGYSVTQAESGLQGLALIKEKNIDAILLDWRLPDISGGEVLSRLAKMNPTIPVIVVSGTDEVEEVIEALQRGAWDYLRKPLKNMDILIEAIVRNLNRARMMKEAALEGEHLKELVRSRTEELERANALLRREAKERQEYAAALKESEARFRQLVETVREAFFVRNAITKEFIYVSPAATELFGLTPDQLALDSGLLLELLHPDDRNDAVDRMLKIYINQTPDNFEYRFIVGKVKALKWIGFRIFPVKDANGVVYRHVGVAEDITERKHAHDALCASLREKDILFKEVHHRVKNNLQLVSSLLSLQAQRILNLEDRERFLDSQRRIQSMTLVHEELYRTDDLSCIDFSYYVEQLARRIEQAFLATVPVDLEMNLEKIYLSVDTAMPCGLILNELISNVYKHAFIGKERGRLFLSTGLQDGQLILKVVDDGVGFPKDFDIAQSDSLGMQVVNELVEQLSAKLTISVDNGTEFKLSFSDASLCLLP is encoded by the coding sequence GTGGCTGTATCAACAAATGTGCTGACTATGGAAGATGACCCCGTTGTACGGGAGACCATTGCAGCATATCTAATCGATGAAGGGTATAGCGTAACACAGGCAGAAAGCGGGTTGCAGGGGCTTGCATTAATTAAAGAAAAAAATATCGACGCTATCCTGCTGGATTGGCGTCTTCCTGATATTTCCGGTGGCGAGGTTCTTTCAAGGCTTGCAAAAATGAATCCTACGATTCCGGTAATCGTGGTTTCCGGTACTGATGAGGTTGAAGAAGTTATTGAGGCGTTGCAGCGTGGAGCATGGGATTATCTGCGCAAGCCGCTGAAGAACATGGATATACTTATCGAAGCAATTGTTCGAAATCTGAATAGAGCACGGATGATGAAAGAAGCTGCTCTTGAAGGTGAACATTTAAAAGAGCTTGTCCGTAGTCGTACCGAAGAATTAGAGCGTGCCAATGCGTTGCTGCGGCGCGAAGCAAAAGAGCGGCAGGAGTACGCTGCTGCATTGAAAGAAAGTGAAGCCCGCTTCCGGCAGCTGGTTGAAACTGTGCGTGAAGCGTTTTTTGTACGGAATGCCATTACAAAAGAGTTTATTTATGTAAGCCCCGCTGCAACGGAATTGTTCGGGCTTACACCGGATCAATTGGCGCTGGATTCTGGGTTGTTGCTAGAGCTATTACATCCTGATGACAGAAATGATGCTGTTGACCGGATGCTGAAAATTTATATTAACCAGACACCGGATAATTTTGAATATCGATTTATCGTCGGAAAGGTAAAAGCTCTTAAGTGGATAGGATTCCGCATTTTTCCTGTAAAAGATGCCAACGGCGTTGTGTATCGTCATGTAGGTGTTGCAGAAGATATTACAGAGCGTAAGCATGCGCATGATGCGCTATGTGCTTCTCTGCGAGAAAAAGATATTCTTTTCAAAGAGGTGCATCACCGTGTGAAGAATAATTTGCAGCTGGTTTCAAGCCTTTTGAGCCTACAGGCGCAGCGAATTTTGAACTTAGAAGACCGTGAACGCTTTCTCGATTCTCAACGGCGCATACAATCAATGACACTGGTGCATGAAGAGTTGTACCGGACTGATGATCTTTCGTGTATCGACTTTAGTTACTATGTTGAACAATTGGCACGACGGATTGAGCAAGCTTTTTTAGCGACGGTGCCAGTTGATCTCGAAATGAATTTAGAAAAAATTTATTTGTCTGTAGATACAGCAATGCCGTGCGGGCTTATTTTGAATGAACTTATTTCTAACGTGTACAAACACGCTTTTATTGGAAAAGAACGTGGACGCCTGTTCCTTTCCACAGGATTGCAGGACGGTCAGCTTATCTTAAAAGTGGTTGATGATGGCGTTGGGTTCCCAAAAGATTTTGATATTGCCCAGTCCGATTCTCTCGGAATGCAGGTTGTGAATGAGCTGGTAGAGCAGCTTTCCGCGAAACTTACGATTTCTGTTGATAATGGAACAGAATTCAAACTTTCATTTTCAGATGCAAGTCTGTGTCTGTTACCTTAG
- a CDS encoding alkaline phosphatase family protein encodes MHKIIVCIADGAADAPSLCPEGTPLERANTPVLDIMTRHSVAGLCYTIPVGFSPDSDVGNMSLLGYNPTIYHQGRAPIEAQALGISACSDDLIWRVTLCCTENDLITTPCASSITSEEAQNIVAALNNAFAHHGNITVVANKSYRLLLLQKDGHAQLKAHNEILRNKKLPELQTCGPHMLQQTPLQAQVAQYPEQLQQVIKTAPKVLSQCTDKTNCMWLWGQGSPYSLPNFPDKHGTNGCIISGTPLLHGLGHMAGLDVIKDTSFTGLPDTDLAKKAYAAISYLQAPENTIAFIHVDAPDHYGHIGDAKGKRSAIERIDAELLPVLLREMPEACIAVTADHLTPATTKAHAQGAVPFIAYHPTLPKQTTVRRFTELECKKGVHLAEDTLLLNVLKTLR; translated from the coding sequence ATGCATAAGATTATTGTGTGCATAGCAGATGGTGCAGCCGATGCCCCCTCGCTATGTCCTGAAGGTACCCCTTTAGAACGTGCAAACACACCTGTTCTAGACATCATGACCCGCCACAGTGTGGCGGGTCTTTGCTATACAATCCCAGTAGGCTTCAGTCCCGATTCTGATGTAGGTAACATGTCGTTACTCGGCTATAATCCTACCATATATCATCAAGGACGCGCCCCGATTGAGGCACAGGCATTAGGAATTTCAGCATGTTCAGATGATCTTATCTGGCGTGTTACGCTATGCTGCACAGAAAATGATTTGATTACCACGCCGTGCGCCTCGTCCATAACGTCAGAAGAAGCGCAAAACATTGTTGCAGCTCTCAACAACGCCTTTGCACATCATGGCAATATCACTGTCGTTGCAAATAAAAGCTATCGCCTCCTGCTGCTCCAAAAAGATGGGCATGCTCAACTAAAAGCGCACAACGAAATACTGCGAAATAAGAAACTGCCCGAATTGCAAACATGTGGACCGCATATGTTGCAGCAAACGCCTCTTCAAGCCCAAGTTGCACAATACCCTGAGCAACTCCAACAAGTTATTAAGACGGCTCCAAAAGTTCTTTCTCAATGTACAGATAAAACCAATTGCATGTGGCTATGGGGGCAAGGCAGCCCTTACTCATTGCCGAACTTTCCCGATAAGCACGGCACAAATGGCTGCATCATCTCCGGAACCCCTCTGCTGCACGGTCTGGGACATATGGCAGGCTTGGATGTTATCAAAGATACTTCTTTCACGGGACTGCCTGACACTGATCTGGCAAAAAAAGCCTATGCTGCTATCTCTTACTTACAGGCACCAGAAAATACCATTGCGTTTATTCACGTAGACGCACCTGACCATTACGGGCACATAGGCGATGCAAAAGGAAAACGTAGCGCCATAGAAAGAATTGATGCTGAATTGCTGCCTGTGTTGCTACGCGAGATGCCGGAAGCATGTATTGCAGTAACGGCAGATCATCTTACCCCTGCGACGACCAAAGCTCACGCACAAGGTGCAGTACCCTTTATTGCATATCATCCGACGTTACCGAAACAAACTACCGTACGCCGGTTTACAGAGCTTGAATGCAAAAAAGGAGTGCATCTTGCTGAAGATACACTCCTTCTGAATGTGCTAAAAACTCTAAGGTAA
- a CDS encoding homoserine dehydrogenase → MPRNKPLVLAIAGFGTVGSGLLKVIKENRDSLVARTGREIVVKSVLVRDVSKSRAAELPEGTVLTDDPAILVEDPEVDVLVELIGGLDAAKSLITKAIKAGKHIVTANKALLAEDGHDLFALAQEHNVHLTYEASVCGAIPILDSLKQNLAGNQVQSLVGILNGTANYILSEMTTKKLDFDTALKAAQELGFAEADPTLDIEGFDAAHKLCLLTRLAFGVEYPFTELPVVGVSKIHPKDIEFAREFGYRVKLLGQVRNVDGKIEAGVFPMLVHHTLLIARVGGAYNAVRLEGNACGPIFMHGQGAGDLATASAVMGDILTIARDANPNNTGYVEQVPPRADILAPEDATSKYYFRVMVKDVPGVLRDLAGTLAEEDISIAQAIQKDGTETTASVVFLTHEARAEAVHKAVEGMKEKGLVLEEPVFYRIL, encoded by the coding sequence GTGCCAAGGAATAAGCCCCTCGTTCTAGCCATTGCCGGTTTCGGTACCGTTGGCAGTGGTCTTCTGAAAGTTATTAAAGAAAACCGTGACTCTCTTGTTGCCCGTACCGGAAGAGAGATTGTTGTAAAGTCTGTTCTCGTACGTGATGTATCCAAATCCCGTGCAGCAGAACTTCCTGAAGGAACTGTATTGACAGACGATCCTGCAATCCTTGTTGAAGACCCTGAAGTGGATGTTCTTGTTGAGCTTATTGGCGGGCTTGATGCAGCTAAATCGCTCATCACCAAAGCAATTAAAGCAGGTAAGCACATTGTAACTGCTAACAAAGCTCTGCTTGCTGAAGACGGGCACGATCTTTTTGCCCTTGCACAAGAACACAATGTGCACCTTACATACGAAGCAAGCGTTTGTGGCGCTATTCCTATTTTGGACAGCTTAAAGCAAAACCTTGCGGGCAATCAGGTACAAAGCCTTGTTGGTATTCTTAACGGCACAGCAAACTATATTCTGTCCGAAATGACTACCAAGAAGCTTGATTTCGATACCGCATTAAAAGCAGCTCAGGAACTTGGCTTCGCAGAAGCAGACCCGACGTTAGATATCGAGGGCTTTGATGCAGCGCATAAATTATGTCTGCTTACCCGCCTTGCTTTTGGTGTAGAATACCCGTTCACCGAATTGCCGGTCGTTGGTGTTTCTAAAATTCATCCTAAGGATATCGAATTCGCCCGCGAGTTTGGCTACCGTGTAAAACTGCTTGGTCAAGTGCGTAACGTTGATGGTAAAATTGAGGCTGGTGTGTTCCCTATGCTGGTACACCACACCCTGCTCATTGCCCGTGTAGGCGGCGCATATAATGCGGTTCGTCTCGAAGGCAACGCATGTGGTCCTATCTTTATGCATGGTCAGGGAGCTGGCGATCTTGCAACCGCAAGTGCTGTAATGGGTGATATTCTCACCATTGCACGCGATGCAAACCCGAATAATACAGGGTACGTTGAACAAGTTCCGCCACGAGCCGATATTCTTGCACCAGAAGATGCAACATCTAAATACTACTTCCGTGTAATGGTGAAAGATGTTCCTGGCGTTCTGCGTGATCTTGCAGGTACTCTTGCCGAAGAAGATATCTCTATTGCACAGGCAATACAGAAAGACGGCACAGAAACTACGGCTTCAGTGGTATTCCTTACCCATGAAGCACGTGCCGAAGCTGTCCACAAAGCTGTAGAGGGAATGAAAGAAAAAGGTCTCGTACTTGAAGAGCCTGTTTTCTACCGGATTCTATAA
- a CDS encoding aminotransferase class I/II-fold pyridoxal phosphate-dependent enzyme, producing MNEFPRIDRLPPYVFAVVNDLKMELRHQNIDVIDMGMGNPDLPTPDHIVDKLTEAAQKGVNHRYSASKGIPNLRKAICDWYQRKYDVYLDPDSEAIATMGAKEGLAHLALAMLSPGDVVFAPDPTYPIHTYAAIIAGADVRRIPIGKGRDFFEDLTTATQQTWPQPKVLMLSYPHNPTTELATPEFFQKVVDWAKKHNVYVIHDMAYADLAFDGYVPPSFLQAEGAKDVGVEFYSMSKSYSMAGWRVGFCAGNKKLVHALTRIKSYLDYGIFQPIQIAATVALNGPDDCVQEIVDTYQKRRDALIDGLERAGWNVPSPKATMFVWAEIPEPFKKMGSVEFAKKLLLEAKVAVSPGLGFGHFGDDYVRFSLIENEHRINQACRGIKKFFQKEGCICAKE from the coding sequence ATGAATGAATTCCCAAGAATCGACCGACTTCCACCCTATGTATTCGCAGTTGTTAATGATTTAAAAATGGAACTGCGACACCAAAACATTGACGTCATCGATATGGGTATGGGAAACCCCGACCTCCCTACTCCTGACCACATTGTGGATAAACTTACCGAGGCGGCACAAAAAGGCGTTAACCATCGTTACTCAGCTTCCAAGGGCATTCCGAACTTGCGTAAAGCTATTTGTGACTGGTATCAAAGAAAATATGACGTCTACCTCGACCCCGATAGTGAAGCTATCGCAACCATGGGTGCCAAGGAAGGTCTTGCGCATCTCGCCCTTGCCATGCTCTCACCGGGTGATGTAGTTTTTGCTCCAGACCCTACCTACCCTATCCATACATACGCCGCTATTATCGCTGGTGCGGATGTTCGCAGGATTCCGATAGGAAAGGGACGAGATTTTTTTGAGGATTTGACAACTGCTACACAGCAAACATGGCCGCAGCCAAAAGTGCTGATGCTCAGCTATCCACACAACCCGACAACTGAGCTGGCTACTCCTGAATTTTTCCAGAAAGTTGTAGACTGGGCTAAAAAACATAATGTGTATGTTATCCATGACATGGCATACGCAGACTTAGCTTTTGACGGATATGTTCCACCAAGCTTCCTTCAGGCAGAAGGAGCAAAAGATGTAGGTGTAGAATTTTACTCCATGTCAAAAAGCTACTCTATGGCTGGCTGGCGAGTAGGCTTTTGTGCTGGTAACAAAAAGCTGGTTCATGCCCTTACTAGAATTAAGTCATATCTTGATTATGGTATCTTCCAGCCAATTCAGATTGCTGCGACTGTTGCATTAAATGGTCCTGATGATTGTGTGCAGGAAATTGTCGACACATACCAAAAACGCCGCGACGCATTAATTGATGGTCTCGAACGTGCAGGATGGAACGTTCCATCCCCAAAAGCCACCATGTTTGTTTGGGCAGAAATTCCTGAACCATTCAAAAAAATGGGATCAGTTGAATTTGCTAAAAAACTGCTGCTTGAAGCTAAGGTTGCAGTTTCGCCGGGACTTGGTTTCGGGCACTTTGGGGACGATTATGTTCGCTTCTCACTTATTGAAAACGAACACCGTATAAATCAAGCATGTCGTGGAATTAAAAAGTTTTTCCAGAAAGAAGGATGTATTTGTGCCAAGGAATAA
- a CDS encoding DVU0772 family protein, whose product MSNLAQFSDLQIDWNMSPEHAVTMYLEWGNNDWHAEYPPVRSKSDYSTYFVVDTWGDQPVVRLVRRNSEAAIDLIEVPLPARVANTFLAEYGDLKGLFKPTPEIKKWLKKELYDQ is encoded by the coding sequence ATGAGTAACCTTGCACAATTCAGCGATTTACAAATTGACTGGAACATGAGTCCCGAACACGCAGTGACTATGTACCTTGAGTGGGGGAACAACGACTGGCATGCAGAGTATCCACCTGTACGGTCAAAGTCAGATTACTCAACATATTTTGTAGTAGACACATGGGGCGACCAACCTGTTGTTCGGCTCGTACGCAGAAATTCCGAAGCAGCAATTGATCTTATTGAAGTACCATTACCTGCACGTGTCGCAAATACTTTCCTCGCCGAATATGGCGACCTGAAAGGATTGTTCAAACCTACACCGGAAATCAAAAAATGGCTCAAAAAAGAGCTATATGACCAATAA